A single region of the Candidatus Protochlamydia amoebophila UWE25 genome encodes:
- a CDS encoding V-type ATP synthase subunit D, with protein sequence MADVKLTKNELRDQQMQLVQLEKYLPTLQLKKAMLQSVIQETRIEIHRLEDLMGKKQDAVNMFSSLLAIKTTIDPMQAIQLKTVFKRYENIAGVEIPYFEGIEFEAFTYSLFETSPWIDAAVLGLRSLVELREQIKITTEQKQALERELREVSIRVNLFEKILIPRAIENIRIIKVFLGDQQLAAVSRAKVAKTKIEANKKAFLLTLSKKEFKHA encoded by the coding sequence GTGGCTGATGTCAAATTAACAAAAAATGAGTTGCGTGACCAACAAATGCAACTTGTACAATTAGAAAAGTATTTGCCAACTTTACAGCTTAAAAAAGCTATGCTTCAGTCAGTTATTCAGGAAACACGCATTGAAATTCATCGCCTCGAAGACTTAATGGGGAAAAAACAAGACGCAGTTAACATGTTCAGTTCGCTTTTAGCGATCAAAACGACAATTGATCCGATGCAAGCTATACAATTGAAAACAGTTTTTAAAAGGTATGAAAATATTGCAGGGGTAGAAATTCCTTATTTTGAGGGAATCGAATTTGAAGCTTTCACATATAGCTTATTTGAAACATCTCCGTGGATTGATGCAGCCGTTTTAGGTCTACGTTCTTTAGTTGAATTACGAGAGCAAATTAAGATTACGACAGAGCAAAAACAAGCTTTAGAGCGCGAACTCCGTGAAGTCTCAATTAGAGTGAATTTATTTGAGAAAATTTTGATTCCTCGAGCTATTGAGAATATTCGTATAATTAAAGTATTCTTAGGGGATCAGCAATTAGCTGCTGTTTCTCGAGCAAAAGTTGCTAAAACAAAAATTGAAGCGAATAAGAAAGCTTTTCTTTTGACTCTTTCCAAAAAGGAGTTCAAACATGCGTAA
- a CDS encoding V-type ATP synthase subunit B — protein MKIVYDRINNMRGNLITITAEGVSLGELARIDLKDGRNIYASVLRIDGDQVTLQVFQTTRGISTSDQVTFLNRQMQAVYGDTLLGRRLSGTGLPIDGGPQVIGESIDIGSTSFNPVKRIVPRDMVRTNIPMIDVFNCLVKSQKIPIFSVPGEPYNALLMRIANQTDADVVIIGGMGLTFKEYQAFIENAETAGTINKTVMFIHRATDPAVECLLVPDMALACAERFATDGKNVLVLLTDMTAFADAIKEIAITMDQVPSNRGYPGSLYSDLASRYEKAVSIEDSGSITVIGVTTMPGDDVTHPVPDNTGYITEGQFYLHHGKIDPFGSLSRLKQLVIGKVTRDDHGDLANAMIRLYAESKKARERQAMGFKLSKWDEKLLTYSHLFEERMMNLEVNYTLEEALDLGWETLAECFLASEVGIKESVISKYWPEIAQISK, from the coding sequence ATGAAAATTGTTTATGATCGAATCAATAATATGCGTGGAAACCTTATTACGATAACAGCTGAAGGAGTTAGTCTCGGTGAACTAGCACGTATAGATTTAAAAGATGGAAGAAATATTTATGCTTCCGTACTCCGTATCGACGGAGATCAAGTAACCTTACAAGTGTTTCAGACGACTCGTGGAATTTCAACTAGTGATCAAGTCACTTTTTTAAATCGACAAATGCAAGCAGTTTATGGAGACACTTTACTTGGAAGGCGTTTAAGTGGAACTGGATTACCTATTGACGGAGGACCTCAGGTTATAGGAGAGTCAATTGATATTGGATCAACTTCTTTCAATCCTGTTAAGAGAATTGTTCCAAGAGATATGGTTCGAACAAATATTCCTATGATTGATGTTTTCAATTGCCTAGTCAAATCTCAAAAAATTCCCATTTTTTCAGTTCCTGGAGAGCCATATAATGCTCTTCTTATGCGTATTGCGAATCAAACTGATGCAGATGTCGTCATAATTGGTGGGATGGGATTAACCTTTAAAGAATATCAAGCTTTTATTGAAAATGCTGAAACAGCCGGAACAATTAATAAAACTGTGATGTTTATTCATCGAGCAACTGACCCAGCTGTTGAATGCTTACTTGTACCAGATATGGCTCTTGCTTGCGCTGAACGTTTTGCAACAGATGGTAAAAATGTTTTAGTGCTATTAACAGATATGACTGCTTTTGCAGATGCAATTAAAGAAATAGCAATTACGATGGACCAAGTCCCTTCCAATCGAGGTTATCCAGGTTCTTTATATTCTGATTTGGCATCTCGATATGAAAAAGCAGTCTCTATCGAAGATAGCGGTTCAATTACAGTTATTGGGGTAACTACAATGCCCGGAGATGATGTGACTCATCCAGTTCCTGATAATACTGGTTACATCACTGAAGGACAGTTTTATTTACACCATGGTAAAATAGATCCTTTTGGATCTTTATCTCGTTTGAAACAACTTGTGATTGGGAAAGTCACTCGAGATGATCATGGTGATTTAGCCAATGCGATGATTCGTTTGTATGCTGAATCCAAAAAAGCAAGAGAGCGGCAAGCTATGGGTTTTAAACTTTCTAAGTGGGATGAAAAGCTTCTTACTTATTCTCATTTATTTGAAGAAAGAATGATGAATTTAGAAGTAAATTATACTTTAGAAGAAGCTTTAGATCTTGGATGGGAAACGTTAGCAGAATGCTTTCTAGCAAGCGAAGTTGGAATTAAGGAAAGTGTTATTTCTAAATATTGGCCAGAAATTGCTCAAATAAGTAAGTGA
- a CDS encoding V-type ATP synthase subunit A, translating into MKTLETRKEKKAQGKVLKAFGNLLQVTFEGNIRQGEVAMVHVDNLQLKSEVIEILGNQAKIQVFEDTKGVRLGSLVSFTGDLLEAELGPGLLSSIFDGLQNPLVDVADQAGLFLPKGIYLSALDRQRKWDFESSAKVGDVLFRGDRIGSTKEGRFHHFIMVPFSLYGKYRLTWVINSGSYTVDTVVAKAIDESGQEHSFTMVQKWPVKNALIHGEKIKPTKMMDTGERIIDTQFPLMKGGTFCTPGPFGAGKTVLQHHLSKYAAVDIVLFVACGERAGEVVEVLREFPHLIDPHTDEALMKRTVIICNTSSMPVAARESSIYMGITIAEYYRQMGLDVLVLADSTSRWAQALREMSGRLEEIPGEEAFPAYLSSRIAEFYERSGVVSLRHGKPGSITIGGAVSPAGGNFEEPVTQATLSVVGAFLGLSRARSDSRRYPAIDPLLSWSKYVDTVGNELSHQVDGWDQMVKRARHILFNGNEIGKRMEVVGEEGISMEDMLTYLKAELYDFSYLQQNAFDKEDAYCPLKRQIALFQLINQIFDTTFDFHTHDQAREFFLDLQNRIKNMNFISFDTEQYRKVFAEIKSIIEQQSRK; encoded by the coding sequence ATGAAAACTTTAGAGACTAGAAAAGAAAAAAAAGCCCAAGGAAAAGTTCTTAAAGCTTTTGGAAACTTACTTCAAGTTACATTTGAAGGAAATATTCGACAAGGTGAAGTGGCTATGGTTCATGTGGACAACCTTCAACTAAAATCGGAAGTAATTGAAATTCTTGGTAATCAAGCTAAAATTCAAGTATTTGAAGATACAAAAGGAGTTCGTTTAGGTAGCTTAGTTAGTTTTACAGGAGATTTGTTAGAAGCTGAATTAGGCCCGGGTCTTTTAAGTTCGATTTTTGATGGTCTGCAAAATCCTTTAGTGGATGTTGCTGATCAAGCTGGCCTCTTTTTACCAAAAGGAATTTATTTATCTGCGCTGGATCGTCAAAGGAAATGGGATTTTGAATCTTCTGCTAAGGTTGGGGATGTTCTTTTCAGAGGAGATCGGATTGGTTCGACAAAAGAGGGTCGTTTTCATCACTTTATTATGGTTCCATTCTCATTATATGGAAAATATCGCTTAACATGGGTAATAAATTCAGGTTCTTACACTGTTGATACAGTTGTTGCCAAAGCTATAGATGAATCCGGCCAAGAACATTCTTTTACCATGGTTCAAAAATGGCCTGTCAAAAATGCCCTTATCCATGGAGAAAAAATTAAGCCGACTAAGATGATGGATACCGGCGAAAGGATTATAGATACACAATTTCCTTTAATGAAAGGGGGTACCTTTTGTACTCCTGGGCCATTTGGAGCTGGTAAAACTGTTTTGCAGCATCATCTTTCGAAATATGCGGCAGTGGACATTGTTTTATTTGTAGCTTGTGGAGAACGTGCAGGAGAAGTTGTTGAAGTATTAAGAGAGTTTCCGCATTTGATTGATCCCCATACTGACGAAGCACTAATGAAGAGAACAGTGATTATTTGCAACACTTCATCTATGCCTGTTGCCGCTCGAGAGTCATCTATTTATATGGGTATTACCATAGCTGAGTATTATAGACAGATGGGGTTGGATGTTCTAGTTTTAGCTGATTCAACTTCCAGATGGGCTCAGGCTTTGCGTGAAATGTCCGGGCGATTAGAAGAAATTCCAGGAGAGGAAGCTTTTCCCGCTTATTTATCTTCCCGAATAGCAGAGTTTTACGAGCGTTCTGGTGTGGTCTCTCTTCGTCATGGTAAACCAGGCTCTATTACGATCGGAGGAGCAGTTTCACCTGCAGGAGGAAACTTCGAGGAACCTGTAACGCAAGCAACTTTATCAGTGGTAGGTGCTTTCCTTGGGCTATCAAGAGCTCGTTCTGATTCAAGACGTTACCCAGCAATAGATCCATTATTATCTTGGTCTAAGTATGTTGATACAGTTGGAAATGAACTTAGTCATCAAGTTGATGGATGGGATCAAATGGTTAAGCGAGCTCGGCATATTTTATTTAATGGAAATGAAATTGGAAAGCGAATGGAAGTGGTGGGAGAAGAGGGAATATCGATGGAAGATATGCTTACTTATCTCAAAGCTGAGCTTTATGATTTTAGTTATTTACAGCAAAATGCTTTTGACAAAGAAGATGCTTATTGCCCGTTAAAAAGGCAAATAGCTTTGTTTCAATTAATTAATCAAATTTTTGACACAACTTTCGATTTTCATACACATGATCAAGCTCGTGAATTTTTCTTGGATTTACAAAATCGTATTAAAAACATGAATTTTATTTCTTTTGATACTGAACAATACCGAAAGGTATTTGCAGAAATTAAAAGCATTATCGAACAACAATCTCGGAAATAA
- a CDS encoding DUF2764 family protein, with product MANYYYVGVSLSPLSFDAPPEITFEELERLLKDNLSTKDYQKIQLIRHYYDILNLRSYWLGEPLDPRGELNSLELSEALATQVGLPSYVYDFMLKYESKKERIHHFSFLLAKFFQKAGSEKNLFLKNYFSFERELRLVWTGYRAKKLGRDLSIQLQYEDPEENLIAQLLAQKDARNFELPEKFLNLREIFENFADHPFDLEKALDQYRIEYIEKTVEENDKFSIDRILAYTIQLVILEKWFELDKQKGKEIIDRIVRGT from the coding sequence ATGGCTAATTATTATTACGTTGGAGTTTCACTTTCGCCACTTTCGTTCGATGCCCCCCCTGAGATAACATTTGAAGAACTTGAGAGATTGCTAAAGGATAATCTTTCTACAAAAGATTATCAAAAAATTCAACTCATTAGGCATTATTACGATATTCTAAATTTACGCTCTTATTGGTTAGGCGAACCTTTAGATCCACGAGGAGAATTAAACTCATTGGAACTTAGTGAAGCTTTAGCAACTCAAGTTGGATTGCCCTCTTATGTTTATGATTTTATGCTTAAATATGAGAGTAAAAAAGAACGAATTCATCATTTTTCATTTTTATTAGCAAAATTTTTTCAAAAAGCTGGATCAGAAAAAAATCTTTTTTTAAAAAACTATTTCAGTTTTGAAAGAGAATTGAGATTGGTGTGGACAGGATATCGTGCTAAAAAGTTAGGAAGAGATTTGAGTATCCAACTGCAATACGAAGATCCCGAAGAGAACTTGATCGCTCAATTACTTGCTCAAAAAGATGCGAGAAATTTTGAATTGCCAGAAAAATTTCTGAATTTGAGAGAAATTTTTGAGAATTTTGCTGATCATCCATTTGATTTAGAGAAAGCTTTGGATCAATACCGAATTGAATATATTGAGAAAACGGTAGAAGAAAATGACAAATTTTCGATCGATCGAATTTTAGCTTATACGATACAGCTTGTCATCCTTGAAAAATGGTTTGAATTAGACAAACAGAAGGGAAAAGAAATCATCGATAGGATTGTGAGGGGAACATAG
- a CDS encoding V-type ATP synthase subunit E translates to MKSLEQGQEKIQRICDKIRHQTIEPAQEEARKIIEAAHLRAKEIIANAEQHAEQYIKQAKGQIEQERNVFHSSLQQASKQTIESLKQEIEYHLFNEELQSVLEKQLSDPKLIAELINGIVKAIDRDGLNTDLTAVIPRAVSADDVSALLLDGVRKKLKRKPLEIGQFAGGAQIKLHGKKMTVDLSDQTIKELLANYVRKDFRQLIFSQ, encoded by the coding sequence ATGAAATCACTTGAGCAAGGACAAGAAAAAATTCAACGAATTTGTGATAAAATAAGACATCAAACAATTGAACCTGCGCAGGAAGAGGCTCGAAAAATTATTGAAGCTGCTCATTTGCGAGCCAAAGAAATTATTGCTAACGCTGAGCAGCATGCTGAGCAGTATATTAAACAAGCTAAAGGGCAGATCGAACAAGAGCGAAATGTTTTTCATTCTTCTTTGCAACAGGCTTCAAAACAAACTATTGAATCTCTCAAACAAGAAATCGAATATCATTTATTTAATGAAGAGTTGCAAAGTGTTTTAGAAAAACAGCTTTCGGATCCTAAATTAATAGCGGAGCTAATCAATGGTATAGTAAAAGCCATCGATAGAGACGGATTAAACACAGACTTAACCGCTGTTATTCCTCGTGCTGTTTCCGCAGATGATGTGAGCGCACTGCTTTTAGATGGTGTGCGAAAAAAATTAAAAAGAAAACCTTTAGAGATTGGTCAATTTGCTGGAGGAGCTCAAATAAAATTGCATGGTAAAAAAATGACCGTGGATTTAAGCGATCAAACGATTAAAGAACTTCTTGCCAATTACGTTAGAAAAGATTTTCGACAGTTAATTTTTAGCCAGTGA